Proteins encoded by one window of Leishmania infantum JPCM5 genome chromosome 32:
- a CDS encoding putative chaperonin HSP60, mitochondrial precursor, with protein MLSRTVLRCVKYGSTPKDIRYGMEARNALLAGVENLVKAVGVTLGPKGRNVILEMPYASPKITKDGVTVAKSIEFEDSFENLGANLVRQVAGLTNDNAGDGTTTATVLSGAIFKEGFRSVASGTNPMDLKRGIDLACREVLISLAEQSRPVTSKSEITQVAMISANMDQEIGSLIGDAMQQVGKDGVITTQEGRSLNTELELVEGMSFERGYTSPYFVTNTKAQRCELENALVYVANRKLTSVAHILPALNYAIQQKRPLLVIAEDVEGEAMHTFLYNKIQGRISGCAVKAPGFGDMRINQLQDIAVFTGSQMISEDLGLSLDQNDFSERFLGTCRKVTVSRDECILMEGGGSAIAVEERVQMIKDMISAEDHEYNRERLVERLAKLSGGVAVIKVGGASEVEINEKKDRIIDALNATRAAVSEGILAGGGTGLLMASLRLESISKDRRLPPDIRTGVNIVKKAIGLPARYIANNAGVEGSVVAGKVLARKDPSFGYNAQTGEYVNMFEAGIIDPMKVVKSAVVNACSVAGMMITTEAAVVEKDLLGREKRIEDEGMEDREKKRSVDTLRKQVNERNAPMPKMAPPMKFEMKGL; from the coding sequence ATGCTCTCCCGTACGGTGCTTCGCTGTGTCAAGTACGGCTCAACGCCGAAGGACATCCGCTATGGCATGGAGGCCCGCAACGCCctgcttgccggcgtcgAGAACCTTGTCAAGGCCGTCGGCGTCACGCTGGGCCCCAAGGGCCGCAACGTGATTCTCGAGATGCCGTACGCAAGCCCGAAGATCACCAAGGATGGAGTCACGGTTGCCAAGAGCATCGAGTTCGAGGACAGCTTCGAGAACCTTGGGGCGAACTTGGTTCGTCAGGTGGCAGGGCTGACCAACGACAACGCCGGTgacggcaccaccaccgctacCGTCCTCTCCGGGGCGATCTTCAAGGAGGGCTTCCGCAGCGTTGCAAGTGGCACGAACCCGATGGACCTGAAGCGGGGCATCGACCTCGCATGCCGGGAGGTGCTGATATCCCTGGCCGAGCAGTCTCGCCCAGTCACCTCCAAATCTGAGATCACCCAGGTAGCGATGATCTCGGCGAACATGGACCAAGAGATCGGCAGCCTGATCGGTGACGCGATGCAGCAGGTCGGCAAGGATGGCGTAATCACAACGCAGGAGGGTCGCTCGCTTAATACGGAGCTCGAGCTGGTGGAGGGGATGTCCTTCGAGCGTGGGTACACGTCGCCGTACTTTGTGACGAACACGAAGGCGCAAAGGTGCGAGCTCGAGAACGCCCTCGTCTACGTGGCGAACCGCAAACTCACGAGCGTGGCGCACATCTTGCCCGCGCTGAACTACGCCATTCAGCAGAAGCGTCCGCTTCTGGTGATTGCGGAGGacgtggagggggaggccatGCACACGTTTCTGTACAACAAGATTCAGGGGCGCatcagcggctgcgccgtcaAGGCCCCGGGCTTTGGCGACATGCGCATCAACCAGCTGCAGGATATCGCCGTCTTCACGGGGTCGCAGATGATTTCAGAAGACCTAGGTCTTTCACTGGATCAGAACGATTTCTCCGAGCGGTTCCTCGGCACTTGTCGAAAGGTGACCGTCTCCCGTGACGAGTGCATCTTGatggagggcggcggcagcgccatcgcggtGGAGGAGCGAGTGCAGATGATCAAAGACATGATCTCCGCCGAGGACCACGAGTACAATCGCGAGCGTCTGGTCGAGCGTCTCGCGAAGCTCTCGGGTGGGGTTGCGGTGATCAAGGTCGGTGGCGCATCGGAGGTCGAGATCAATGAGAAGAAGGACCGCATCATCGACGCGCTCAACGCCACGCGCGCGGCTGTGTCAGAGGGCATCCTCGCAGGTGGTGGCACCGGGTTGCTCATGGCCTCTCTGCGTCTCGAGAGCATCTCTAAGGACCGACGACTTCCACCTGACATCCGCACTGGCGTCAACATTGTGAAGAAGGCAATCGGTCTGCCCGCGCGCTACATCGCGAACAACGCAGGCGTCGAGGGCAGCGTGGTGGCGGGGAAGGTACTCGCGCGCAAGGACCCGAGCTTCGGCTACAACGCGCAGACCGGCGAGTATGTGAATATGTTCGAGGCTGGCATTATCGATCCCATGAAAGTAGTGAAGTCCGCCGTCGTCAACGCATGCTCCGTGGCGGGCATGATGATTacgacggaggcggcagtggtggagAAGGACCTGCTAGGGCGAGAGAAGCGCATCGAGGATGAGGGGATGGAGGAcagggagaagaagcgcagcgtcGACACACTGCGCAAGCAGGTAAATGAACGGAATGCGCCGATGCCCAAgatggcgccgccgatgaAGTTTGAGATGAAAGGGCTGTAA